A single Henriciella sp. AS95 DNA region contains:
- the scpB gene encoding SMC-Scp complex subunit ScpB has protein sequence MNAIPQMKEDPMEDEPEDIRKAVRQLSFAYRRSAETLSEASDAGIDASSEALRRAEAVLFAAGEPLSAEQIAEVLPQEADAAQVLMSLKAAYTNRGVNLVEVAGKWRFQTAEDLSYLFVEERHEQKKLSQAALETLAIIAYGQPVTRAEIEAVRGVAVSKGTIDQLMEAGWVRIKGRRKTPGRPVTYGTTDDFLEHFGLESLDVLPGRAELEAGGLLSDVVPEDFDASEVDMPIGDADAVSGSDEDNSAFVTDFMDGDAEED, from the coding sequence ATGAACGCGATACCTCAGATGAAAGAAGACCCGATGGAAGACGAGCCGGAAGATATCCGCAAGGCTGTGCGCCAGCTCTCTTTCGCCTATCGGCGCTCAGCCGAAACGCTTTCAGAAGCAAGCGATGCGGGAATTGACGCGAGTTCTGAAGCGCTACGCCGTGCCGAAGCTGTCCTGTTTGCCGCCGGCGAGCCACTGTCAGCCGAGCAGATTGCGGAGGTCCTCCCGCAGGAGGCCGATGCGGCGCAGGTCCTCATGTCGCTGAAGGCGGCCTATACGAATCGCGGCGTGAACCTCGTTGAAGTCGCCGGAAAATGGCGCTTCCAGACCGCCGAAGATCTGTCCTATCTTTTCGTTGAAGAGCGCCACGAGCAGAAAAAGCTGTCTCAGGCCGCGCTCGAAACGCTCGCCATCATCGCCTACGGTCAGCCCGTCACACGGGCCGAAATCGAGGCAGTTCGCGGCGTTGCGGTCTCCAAAGGCACGATTGATCAGCTAATGGAAGCCGGATGGGTTCGCATCAAGGGTCGTCGCAAGACGCCTGGTCGCCCTGTGACGTATGGCACGACCGATGATTTCCTTGAGCATTTTGGCCTGGAGAGCCTGGATGTCCTTCCAGGCCGCGCCGAGCTGGAAGCGGGCGGACTTCTGTCTGATGTCGTGCCTGAGGATTTCGATGCCTCCGAGGTCGACATGCCGATCGGCGACGCAGATGCTGTCTCTGGCAGTGACGAAGATAATAGTGCTTTCGTCACAGATTTCATGGACGGCGACGCTGAGGAAGACTAG
- the tatA gene encoding twin-arginine translocase TatA/TatE family subunit yields MAPSWMQLLIVLIVALLLFGGRGRISSIMGDMAKGVRSFRKGLNDDEEDDTEKKKNLEDDKMVNVTPEKEKSKTSS; encoded by the coding sequence ATGGCCCCAAGCTGGATGCAGCTTCTTATTGTACTCATCGTGGCTCTGCTGCTGTTTGGCGGCCGCGGGCGTATTTCTTCGATCATGGGTGACATGGCGAAGGGCGTGCGCAGCTTCCGCAAAGGCCTGAACGACGATGAAGAAGACGACACCGAGAAGAAAAAGAATCTCGAAGACGACAAGATGGTCAATGTGACGCCTGAAAAGGAAAAGTCGAAAACCTCCAGCTAA
- the tatC gene encoding twin-arginine translocase subunit TatC, with product MTTDLPSDQRPDITDEDELEASRAPLLDHLIELRSRLIWSIAALAISSIVCFFLAKPLYNWLLEPLVQVAEVERGDTQFNLIYTQPLEVFFVQLKLALFAGVFVSFPIMGWQIYSFVAPGLYKNERGAVLPFLIAAPVLFVIGALFVYFIMLPLISSFALSFEQQGGEGVAAITPQIKVSEYLSLVMALMLAFGLSFQLPVVLGLLGRAGIVGTDTLRSGRKYAIVAILVSAAFFTPPDMISQIMLAVPVYGLYEISIWCVSMMEKKAAEEEAAREAGD from the coding sequence ATGACAACCGACCTTCCGTCAGATCAGCGTCCCGACATTACCGACGAGGACGAGCTTGAAGCATCGCGCGCCCCGCTTCTTGATCACCTCATCGAGCTTCGCAGCCGCCTTATCTGGTCAATCGCCGCTTTGGCGATTTCCAGCATAGTCTGCTTCTTCCTGGCAAAGCCGCTCTACAACTGGCTGCTGGAGCCCCTTGTTCAGGTTGCGGAAGTCGAGCGCGGCGATACCCAGTTCAATCTCATCTATACCCAGCCGCTCGAAGTCTTCTTCGTTCAGTTGAAACTAGCGCTTTTCGCTGGCGTCTTCGTGTCATTTCCGATCATGGGATGGCAGATCTACTCCTTCGTCGCGCCCGGCCTCTACAAGAATGAGCGCGGTGCAGTGCTGCCATTTCTGATAGCGGCGCCCGTCCTCTTCGTGATTGGCGCACTTTTCGTCTACTTCATCATGTTGCCGCTGATCTCGAGCTTTGCGCTGTCGTTTGAGCAGCAGGGCGGGGAAGGCGTCGCGGCCATTACGCCGCAGATCAAAGTGTCAGAATATCTCTCCCTCGTGATGGCGCTGATGCTGGCTTTCGGCCTCAGTTTCCAGCTGCCTGTTGTTCTGGGCCTGCTCGGCCGCGCCGGCATTGTCGGGACCGACACGCTTCGAAGCGGTCGCAAATATGCGATTGTCGCGATTCTTGTATCAGCGGCCTTCTTCACGCCGCCGGACATGATCTCGCAGATCATGCTCGCTGTTCCGGTTTATGGCCTCTACGAGATTTCCATCTGGTGCGTTTCCATGATGGAGAAAAAGGCGGCAGAAGAAGAAGCGGCCCGCGAGGCAGGCGACTAG
- the serS gene encoding serine--tRNA ligase yields the protein MFDIRAIRDNPDAFRAAWNRRKPGLGDAVDDIRAHDAALRKALTDKQEAESARNTNSKLIGQAKAKGDDAEFERLRAIVAEAKDTIEAAGEQEAAAREALDELLLGLPNLPMPDVPEGEDEAANAEQKKVGTPRQFNFTPQDHADLGEKLGLMDFETAAKMSGSRFVLLKGQLSRLERALANYMLDVQTGEHGYTEASPPLLVRPQALIGTGQLPKFSEDLFKAFKTIKVPTKDGGEVILPRLEELADYLIPTAEVPLTNIVRESILDDETLPRRYTAHTPCFRSEAGSAGRDTRGMIRLHQFNKVELVSIVRDEEEGLTELECMTTCAETILERLDLPYRRMLLCTGDMGAGARKTYDLEVWLPSQDTYREISSCSYCGDFQARRMNARWRPEPSEENQKPKPEFVHTLNGSGLAVGRTLVAVLENYQQEDGSIAVPKVLQPYMGGLEVIK from the coding sequence ATGTTTGATATCCGCGCCATCCGCGACAACCCTGATGCATTCCGCGCCGCCTGGAATCGCCGCAAGCCGGGACTCGGCGATGCGGTCGACGACATCCGCGCTCACGACGCGGCGCTTCGTAAAGCGCTGACAGACAAGCAGGAAGCTGAAAGCGCGCGCAACACGAATTCAAAACTGATCGGTCAAGCCAAGGCCAAGGGTGACGATGCAGAGTTTGAGCGTCTGCGCGCTATCGTTGCTGAGGCCAAGGACACGATCGAGGCGGCGGGTGAGCAGGAAGCTGCCGCCCGCGAGGCGTTGGACGAGTTGCTGCTCGGTCTGCCGAATTTGCCGATGCCGGACGTTCCAGAAGGTGAAGATGAAGCGGCCAATGCCGAGCAGAAAAAGGTCGGCACGCCGCGCCAGTTCAACTTTACGCCGCAGGATCACGCCGACCTTGGCGAGAAACTCGGCCTGATGGATTTCGAGACGGCAGCCAAGATGTCCGGCTCGCGTTTCGTGCTGCTGAAAGGCCAGCTCTCGCGACTGGAACGGGCGCTAGCCAATTACATGCTGGACGTACAGACCGGCGAGCATGGGTACACCGAAGCTAGCCCGCCACTTCTCGTTCGCCCACAAGCACTTATAGGCACTGGGCAACTGCCAAAATTCTCTGAGGACCTGTTCAAAGCGTTCAAGACGATCAAGGTGCCGACGAAGGACGGAGGGGAGGTCATTCTTCCGCGTCTGGAAGAATTAGCTGATTACCTCATCCCCACCGCTGAAGTCCCGCTCACGAACATCGTCCGCGAGAGCATTCTTGATGATGAAACCCTTCCGCGCCGCTATACCGCGCACACGCCGTGCTTCCGTTCCGAAGCTGGCAGTGCAGGTCGCGACACGCGTGGCATGATCCGGCTGCATCAGTTCAACAAGGTCGAGCTCGTCTCCATCGTCCGCGACGAAGAAGAAGGCCTCACCGAACTTGAGTGCATGACGACATGTGCCGAGACCATTCTTGAACGCCTCGATCTGCCTTATCGGCGCATGCTGCTGTGTACCGGCGACATGGGAGCAGGCGCGCGCAAGACGTACGACCTCGAAGTCTGGCTGCCGAGCCAGGACACCTACCGTGAAATTAGTTCCTGCTCTTACTGCGGCGACTTCCAGGCGCGCCGCATGAACGCGCGCTGGCGCCCGGAACCGAGCGAAGAAAATCAGAAACCAAAGCCCGAATTCGTACATACGCTTAACGGCTCCGGCCTCGCTGTGGGGCGCACGCTCGTCGCCGTGCTGGAGAACTACCAGCAGGAAGACGGCTCCATCGCCGTGCCGAAGGTGCTGCAGCCCTATATGGGCGGCCTTGAGGTCATCAAATGA
- the surE gene encoding 5'/3'-nucleotidase SurE, which yields MRILLTNDDGIHAPGLSVLESIARELSDDVWIAAPEVEQSGQSRSITLTQPVRTRLVRDKCWAVMGTPTDCVLLAVHDLMDERPDLILSGVNRGQNIAEDTSLSGTIAGAMFGMHLGIPSIALSQAQGFRERVSLPWETSKSWGAKVIKPLIEKGWPDDVVMNVNFPDREPDDVTGIEITRQGFRDESIIATERREDLRGNDYFWIGFKPKLSRPEEGTDLRAIYEGRISVTPLHVDLTHNRYLETLKASWQT from the coding sequence ATGAGGATTTTGCTCACCAATGATGATGGCATTCACGCGCCGGGGCTGTCGGTGCTGGAATCCATTGCGCGGGAGCTGTCCGATGATGTCTGGATCGCCGCGCCGGAAGTCGAGCAGTCCGGCCAATCGCGATCCATCACGCTGACACAGCCGGTCCGTACCCGCCTGGTGCGCGACAAATGCTGGGCCGTGATGGGTACGCCAACCGACTGCGTCCTGCTTGCTGTGCATGACCTTATGGATGAGCGCCCAGACCTGATCCTCTCAGGCGTCAATCGTGGCCAGAACATCGCCGAGGATACGAGCCTCTCGGGTACGATTGCCGGCGCTATGTTCGGTATGCATCTTGGCATCCCGTCCATCGCGCTCAGTCAGGCGCAGGGCTTTCGCGAACGCGTGTCCTTGCCGTGGGAAACCTCGAAATCCTGGGGCGCAAAGGTCATCAAGCCGCTCATCGAGAAAGGCTGGCCGGATGATGTTGTGATGAACGTCAACTTCCCCGACCGCGAGCCAGACGACGTTACAGGTATTGAGATCACGCGTCAGGGATTTCGCGACGAGTCGATCATTGCGACGGAACGGCGCGAAGACCTGCGCGGCAATGATTACTTCTGGATCGGTTTCAAGCCCAAGCTGTCACGCCCCGAAGAAGGGACTGACCTACGCGCGATCTATGAGGGGCGGATTTCGGTGACGCCGTTGCATGTCGATTTGACCCATAACCGGTATCTCGAAACGCTGAAGGCGTCATGGCAGACCTGA
- a CDS encoding protein-L-isoaspartate(D-aspartate) O-methyltransferase: MADLIADPFRAARLILLLRRQGIRDDAVLAAMETIDRAVFVDPKLAELAYEDTALPIPCGQMIPKPVVVAQLLGALQASPGKEDRILIVGAGAGYMTALLAQIGRHVWAVERYQQLVVAARARMLELKVENVNFRHGDGLDGWPEHSPFERILLTGAVSGIPEKLLQQVARGGALVAPFNQTGQDQVIRRIESDGSVQDFPILEPLPVLRSGISAAL, encoded by the coding sequence ATGGCAGACCTGATCGCTGATCCATTCCGGGCCGCGCGGCTTATTTTGTTGCTGCGCCGGCAGGGAATTCGCGATGATGCCGTTCTTGCGGCGATGGAAACGATCGACCGCGCCGTTTTCGTTGATCCGAAGCTTGCAGAGCTCGCTTACGAAGATACGGCGCTTCCCATTCCCTGCGGGCAGATGATCCCAAAGCCGGTTGTTGTCGCACAGCTCCTTGGTGCTTTGCAGGCTTCGCCCGGCAAGGAAGACCGGATTCTGATTGTCGGAGCAGGGGCAGGTTACATGACCGCCTTGCTCGCTCAGATCGGGCGTCATGTCTGGGCCGTGGAGCGATACCAGCAACTTGTCGTGGCGGCGCGCGCGAGAATGCTTGAGCTGAAAGTCGAGAATGTGAACTTCAGGCATGGCGATGGGCTGGATGGCTGGCCGGAGCACAGCCCATTCGAGCGCATTCTGCTGACTGGAGCGGTTTCAGGCATACCGGAAAAACTGCTTCAGCAGGTCGCTCGTGGCGGCGCTCTGGTGGCCCCGTTCAATCAAACAGGTCAGGACCAGGTCATCAGACGGATCGAATCCGATGGTTCGGTGCAGGATTTTCCGATTCTGGAGCCTCTACCCGTGCTGCGCTCAGGCATTTCAGCCGCGCTTTGA
- a CDS encoding Kazal-type serine protease inhibitor domain-containing protein: MRLLAIALSIGFLTACQPSGNDSPEPAPEDTMPVEETVTQPQPAPDAEGATCGGIAAIECPAGLFCKQPDGQCLEVMDGTGTCEPVPDFCTEEYAPVCGCDGQTYSNACVAASAGASVAAEGECAASDVE; this comes from the coding sequence ATGAGACTTCTGGCAATTGCACTTTCCATCGGTTTTCTTACGGCGTGCCAGCCATCGGGCAACGACTCACCCGAGCCAGCGCCCGAAGATACGATGCCGGTTGAAGAGACAGTCACCCAACCGCAGCCCGCTCCCGACGCAGAAGGGGCGACCTGTGGCGGTATCGCAGCGATCGAGTGCCCCGCCGGTCTTTTCTGCAAGCAACCGGACGGGCAATGTCTCGAAGTGATGGATGGCACCGGCACGTGCGAACCTGTTCCTGATTTCTGCACAGAGGAATATGCACCGGTTTGTGGCTGCGACGGTCAGACCTACAGCAACGCCTGCGTCGCCGCTTCTGCAGGCGCCAGCGTTGCTGCAGAAGGTGAGTGTGCTGCCAGCGACGTGGAATAG
- a CDS encoding SDR family NAD(P)-dependent oxidoreductase, giving the protein MSDIRFDGKVAIVTGAGGGLGRCHALELARRGAKVVVNDLGASMDGSGGSSEAANDVVKEIEALGGEAFANGSSVSDTAGVQKMIDDTMAKWGRIDILIANAGILRDKSFSKMTLEDVELVVDVHLMGSFKPIKAAWDIMKEQNYGRIVVTTSSTGLYGNFGQANYGAAKLGLVGLMNTLKIEGAKNNIKINAVCPVAATRMTEGLMPPEVLEQLKPEYVTPGVMNLVKEEAPTGMVLSAGAGAFSMAQIVETNGAFVGQGDALTAEAVEAKWDQITDTSTQTHFEMGAGHSQNMFRLLSEAGKS; this is encoded by the coding sequence ATGTCCGATATTCGTTTTGATGGAAAAGTCGCCATTGTGACAGGTGCTGGCGGCGGTCTTGGTCGTTGCCATGCGCTCGAACTTGCGCGACGCGGCGCGAAAGTCGTTGTCAACGATCTCGGCGCGTCCATGGACGGATCAGGCGGCAGCTCCGAAGCCGCAAATGACGTGGTGAAGGAGATTGAAGCGCTCGGAGGCGAAGCTTTTGCGAATGGCTCATCCGTGTCTGATACGGCGGGCGTCCAGAAGATGATCGATGACACGATGGCGAAATGGGGCCGCATCGACATCCTGATCGCGAATGCAGGCATCCTGCGCGACAAGTCCTTCTCCAAAATGACGCTGGAAGACGTTGAGCTCGTTGTCGATGTTCACCTGATGGGCAGCTTCAAGCCGATCAAGGCGGCCTGGGACATCATGAAAGAGCAAAATTACGGCCGTATCGTCGTCACCACCTCCTCCACAGGTCTGTACGGCAACTTTGGCCAGGCGAACTATGGCGCCGCAAAGCTCGGCCTCGTTGGCCTGATGAATACGCTGAAAATCGAAGGCGCGAAGAACAACATCAAGATCAATGCTGTCTGCCCGGTCGCAGCAACCCGCATGACGGAAGGCCTCATGCCGCCAGAAGTTCTGGAGCAGCTAAAGCCCGAATATGTCACGCCGGGCGTCATGAACCTCGTCAAGGAAGAAGCGCCGACCGGCATGGTGCTGTCTGCCGGCGCCGGTGCCTTTTCTATGGCCCAGATTGTAGAGACAAACGGCGCTTTCGTTGGTCAGGGAGACGCCCTGACGGCCGAAGCCGTCGAAGCGAAGTGGGATCAGATCACTGACACCTCGACGCAAACCCACTTCGAAATGGGCGCAGGCCACAGCCAGAACATGTTCCGGCTGCTCTCAGAAGCGGGAAAATCCTGA
- a CDS encoding VOC family protein, translating into MLAYVTLGSNDVEKATAFYDALMPELGAKRFFDNGRLYFYGTAPGQPMLAIGGPYDEGTATVGNGVMPALAAPDNETVDRVYKKALELGAKGEGEPGNRMPTFYGAYFRDPDGHKICVCKLG; encoded by the coding sequence ATGCTGGCTTATGTAACTTTAGGCTCCAACGACGTTGAAAAGGCGACGGCGTTTTACGACGCTTTGATGCCTGAACTGGGCGCGAAACGCTTTTTCGATAATGGGCGACTTTATTTCTACGGCACCGCGCCCGGGCAACCGATGCTGGCCATTGGGGGGCCTTATGATGAAGGTACGGCGACGGTCGGGAATGGAGTGATGCCTGCATTGGCAGCACCAGACAACGAAACGGTCGACAGGGTGTACAAGAAGGCGCTGGAGCTTGGCGCTAAGGGCGAGGGCGAGCCTGGAAATCGCATGCCGACATTTTATGGCGCATATTTCCGCGATCCGGATGGTCACAAGATCTGCGTTTGCAAACTGGGTTAG
- a CDS encoding nucleoside transporter C-terminal domain-containing protein, producing the protein MEWGWDNARALIGIALIYGICLLVSERRGSFPWKIVIGATIMQFAFALILFWVTPVRSVLLKANVLVDGLQEATRAGTGFVFGYVGDNVAAGQIMEGSPPALFFFQILPIVIVVAALSAILWHWRILRWITNGFAYVFQRLMGLGGATSLAVSANVFMGMTEAPVLIRPYIKGMTRSELLIMMTAGFATIAGSVLVVYGAFLEGKMANPLPQLLAASLIAAPAAVAVALVMIPETTSGTERMQEPDFAYSSTMDAFSTGATDGLKIVFNIATMLIAALALLWIINAGLQAVSGMFWGQSVSLAKLCAPPVDYAALKETWVMMKEPVFLQKCAAIEPDQTIRLLAQGDALSIERILGWIFAPLMYMIGVPMGEAAQSGSLMGVKTVLTEFVAFIQLADVPADAMDPRTRMITAHAICGFANFGSMGILIGGLSIIEPARRDDFLSLAWRTLLAGTLATCLSGAVVGALPYSIFAGAG; encoded by the coding sequence ATGGAATGGGGCTGGGACAATGCGCGTGCGCTTATCGGCATCGCGCTGATCTATGGAATCTGCCTGCTCGTTTCCGAGCGCCGAGGGTCGTTCCCGTGGAAGATCGTAATTGGCGCCACCATCATGCAATTCGCCTTTGCTCTCATCCTGTTCTGGGTGACACCCGTTCGTAGCGTGCTTCTCAAAGCGAATGTTCTCGTCGATGGCTTGCAGGAAGCGACGCGTGCCGGCACGGGATTCGTGTTTGGCTATGTTGGCGATAATGTTGCGGCCGGGCAGATCATGGAAGGGTCGCCCCCAGCGCTGTTCTTCTTCCAGATCCTGCCCATCGTGATCGTCGTTGCGGCCCTGTCCGCAATCTTGTGGCATTGGCGCATCCTGAGATGGATCACGAACGGGTTTGCCTATGTCTTCCAGCGGCTGATGGGGCTGGGCGGTGCAACCTCTCTGGCGGTGTCTGCCAACGTGTTCATGGGCATGACGGAAGCACCCGTCCTTATCCGCCCGTACATCAAGGGCATGACGCGCTCAGAGCTGCTCATCATGATGACAGCCGGGTTCGCGACCATCGCCGGGTCTGTCCTCGTCGTTTACGGAGCGTTCCTGGAAGGCAAGATGGCCAACCCGCTGCCACAGCTTCTTGCGGCGTCGCTGATTGCCGCTCCGGCAGCTGTCGCTGTTGCGCTCGTCATGATTCCGGAAACGACCTCTGGAACCGAACGCATGCAGGAGCCGGATTTTGCCTATTCATCAACGATGGACGCCTTTTCCACGGGCGCCACTGACGGCCTGAAGATCGTTTTCAACATCGCGACCATGCTGATTGCCGCATTGGCGCTCCTCTGGATCATCAATGCTGGCCTGCAAGCCGTCTCGGGCATGTTCTGGGGCCAGAGCGTATCGCTGGCAAAGCTGTGTGCACCACCCGTCGACTATGCCGCACTGAAAGAGACCTGGGTGATGATGAAGGAACCGGTTTTTCTTCAAAAATGCGCCGCGATCGAACCCGACCAGACCATCCGGCTGCTGGCGCAGGGAGATGCCCTGTCCATTGAGCGGATCCTCGGCTGGATCTTCGCTCCGCTGATGTACATGATCGGTGTTCCGATGGGCGAGGCGGCGCAGTCGGGCTCTCTCATGGGCGTAAAAACGGTGCTCACAGAGTTCGTGGCCTTCATACAGCTTGCCGATGTGCCAGCTGACGCCATGGACCCGCGCACCCGTATGATCACGGCGCACGCAATCTGCGGCTTTGCGAATTTCGGCTCCATGGGCATTCTGATTGGCGGTCTGTCGATCATCGAGCCGGCAAGACGCGATGACTTTCTGTCGCTGGCCTGGCGGACTCTGCTGGCCGGCACCCTGGCGACGTGTCTGTCGGGCGCAGTGGTTGGCGCTTTGCCATATTCCATTTTTGCCGGCGCCGGCTAA
- a CDS encoding TonB-dependent receptor — protein sequence MPLRRLFATAASVSILVSSAGLASAQVNDDGEQVIVADSRLPVVEIYGDRTSGQPGSVSSVDAETIAEINADHPAEILNELPGVNIQMNSGQEHLIALRSPVLTGGAGQGSFLILENGVPTRAPAFGNVNSLFEIHHEVAEAIEIVRGPASAKYGSNAVHGLINVILDGPSHEDYADLRLTGSTLNRYRADLTGNLSGTAKVSLSLQDDAGWRDFTGVEQQKLSANYAFDVAGWNGLAWMSASNLNQETAGFLQGYKAYRDDDTATTNPNPEAYRDAQWAMGAVRLSRELGTGELTLTPFYRWQEMEFAQHFLPNGGVEENGHDGFGLMSKYEIRAYDPVTWRIGADVDVSSGWLKETQSDPFGFFPGDTRFPTGVHYDYTVDTTMLALWGEAEWEVSDDLTVLAGLRGETHDYDYSTDAPAGPNGRFLVPADREDSFDLLTPKLGAIWTPGSGDISYYVNYARGQRAPQASDLYRLQSQQGIAEADVETMDSIEVGARGAVLDGALVFDIAAYYAEKENFFFRDSDGLNVTDGSTRHQGIEGQANWILSDQLSVDATLSVAEHTYTFDRIVGNGSEIIRSGNEVDTAPNWLGDLALRWTPTDRFEASVSAEYIGEYYTDPANEQTYPGHTLTNLRLAYDFAEGLQGFVIVRNLFDLNYADRADFAFGNDRYFPGEPLNATIGIKKRFD from the coding sequence ATGCCGCTCCGCCGCCTGTTTGCAACAGCTGCCAGTGTTTCGATCTTAGTTTCGTCTGCAGGGCTTGCATCTGCTCAGGTCAATGATGACGGAGAACAAGTCATTGTGGCCGACAGTCGGCTGCCCGTGGTCGAGATCTACGGTGACCGGACGTCTGGTCAGCCGGGAAGTGTTTCGAGCGTTGATGCCGAGACAATTGCAGAAATCAACGCAGACCACCCGGCCGAAATCCTGAACGAGCTGCCAGGCGTCAACATCCAGATGAATTCCGGTCAGGAGCACCTCATCGCCCTGCGCTCTCCCGTCCTGACAGGCGGCGCGGGGCAAGGAAGTTTTCTCATCCTGGAAAATGGCGTTCCGACCCGCGCGCCAGCCTTTGGCAACGTCAATTCCCTGTTCGAGATCCACCACGAAGTCGCTGAAGCCATCGAGATCGTGCGCGGACCGGCCTCGGCGAAGTATGGTTCGAATGCGGTCCACGGGTTGATCAACGTCATTCTTGATGGGCCCAGCCACGAGGACTACGCCGATCTGCGACTGACAGGCTCCACTCTCAACCGTTATCGAGCTGACCTCACCGGCAATCTGTCCGGGACCGCCAAGGTCTCCCTTTCGCTGCAAGATGATGCTGGTTGGCGTGATTTTACCGGTGTTGAACAGCAGAAGCTCTCAGCGAATTACGCGTTCGACGTGGCTGGCTGGAATGGTCTCGCATGGATGAGCGCCTCAAATCTCAATCAGGAGACGGCCGGTTTCCTTCAAGGCTACAAAGCCTACCGGGATGACGACACCGCCACCACTAATCCCAATCCGGAAGCCTATCGAGATGCGCAATGGGCCATGGGTGCTGTTCGGCTTTCGCGAGAGCTTGGCACAGGTGAGCTGACGCTGACTCCCTTCTATCGCTGGCAGGAAATGGAGTTCGCACAGCACTTTCTGCCGAACGGAGGCGTCGAGGAGAATGGCCATGATGGCTTCGGCCTCATGTCGAAATACGAAATCAGGGCCTACGACCCGGTCACATGGCGGATAGGTGCCGATGTCGATGTTTCATCAGGCTGGCTCAAGGAGACGCAGTCAGACCCGTTCGGATTCTTTCCGGGTGACACGCGATTTCCGACCGGCGTGCACTATGACTACACGGTCGATACGACAATGCTCGCCTTATGGGGCGAAGCTGAATGGGAAGTGTCCGATGACCTGACTGTGCTGGCTGGTTTGCGTGGTGAGACGCATGATTATGACTACTCGACCGATGCGCCTGCCGGGCCAAATGGCCGTTTCCTCGTCCCGGCTGACCGCGAAGACAGTTTCGACCTTTTGACGCCGAAGCTCGGCGCGATCTGGACCCCCGGCAGTGGCGATATCAGCTATTATGTGAACTATGCGCGCGGCCAACGCGCGCCGCAGGCATCGGACCTGTACCGCCTGCAATCCCAGCAGGGCATCGCTGAAGCGGATGTGGAAACGATGGACAGCATCGAGGTTGGCGCGCGTGGGGCTGTACTGGATGGCGCGCTCGTTTTCGATATCGCGGCTTACTACGCCGAAAAGGAGAACTTCTTTTTCCGCGACTCCGACGGTCTCAATGTCACTGACGGCTCGACGCGCCATCAGGGTATCGAAGGACAGGCGAACTGGATTCTGTCTGACCAGCTCTCTGTTGACGCGACTCTTAGCGTTGCCGAGCACACCTACACATTCGATCGGATCGTCGGCAACGGTTCTGAAATCATTCGCTCTGGCAACGAGGTCGACACCGCACCTAACTGGCTCGGCGATCTCGCGCTCCGCTGGACACCGACTGATCGATTTGAGGCGAGCGTGTCGGCTGAATACATCGGCGAGTACTATACCGACCCGGCCAATGAGCAGACCTATCCGGGGCACACGCTCACCAATCTGCGTCTCGCCTATGATTTCGCCGAGGGTCTGCAAGGATTTGTGATCGTGAGAAATCTGTTTGATCTCAACTATGCGGACCGCGCCGATTTTGCTTTCGGCAATGATCGGTACTTTCCTGGAGAGCCTCTCAACGCGACGATCGGGATCAAAAAGCGTTTCGATTAG
- a CDS encoding glutathione S-transferase family protein, with protein MKLYHSPQAPNPERVVKFLKAKGKLDAVEIEELSIMKQEHKTPEYREVSPFSQVPALILDDGTKLTESRAICTYLEGVFPEPNLMGADPKEKALIEMWDRRVELMLFLQFATWFRNTHPAMAPLEVPQVPEAGAKAEKGAKAMAKRIDAHLAENDFLAAGRFSIADITLYCFTGFAGVMKWKPHEEFENIGKWRERAKAAIG; from the coding sequence ATGAAGCTTTACCACAGCCCGCAGGCGCCGAACCCGGAACGCGTGGTCAAATTCCTCAAGGCGAAGGGCAAGCTCGACGCCGTCGAGATCGAGGAGCTCTCGATCATGAAGCAGGAGCACAAGACACCGGAATACCGCGAGGTCTCGCCCTTTTCGCAAGTTCCGGCTCTAATCCTTGATGACGGAACGAAGCTGACCGAAAGCCGCGCCATCTGCACCTATCTGGAAGGCGTTTTTCCAGAGCCGAACCTGATGGGCGCAGACCCGAAGGAAAAGGCGCTGATCGAGATGTGGGACCGGCGCGTCGAGCTGATGCTGTTCCTGCAATTCGCCACATGGTTCCGCAACACCCATCCCGCCATGGCGCCGCTCGAAGTCCCGCAGGTCCCCGAAGCCGGCGCCAAGGCCGAGAAGGGCGCCAAGGCGATGGCCAAGCGCATCGACGCCCACCTCGCCGAGAATGACTTCCTCGCCGCCGGCCGCTTCTCCATCGCCGATATCACCCTCTACTGCTTCACGGGTTTTGCCGGCGTCATGAAATGGAAGCCGCACGAGGAGTTCGAGAACATCGGAAAATGGCGCGAACGCGCGAAGGCGGCGATCGGGTAA